AGCCACCAAAACGGACACTCATTTTCTAAATGACTTGCAGATCTGTTTTGACCACCTCTGAGCCGCCACACGGATCAGGCGGGACCGCGTTCCAGGAAAACAAAGCGAAAGGTGAAGCAGCTGTCAGACTTAAGGTCAAGAACCCGCAGCTGGCACCGTGGGGCGCTGACCTGGGAAGACACCGCCCTGGGAGCCCATGCAAGAGGGGGCTGGCCCGGAAAAACCAACCCGAGTCTCCCGAGTGGGAAACTTCTTCCACTCAAAGACCACCAACTGCTCCTGGTGTGTGGAGAAGAAGGAAGCCAGGGCAGGAGCCCCAGGGAGAACCAAACTATAAGGCTGGTCCCGCATTTTGGCGCTCAGGTCAAGGCAccagagaagagaaaggcagTGAAGCCAGAGCCCGCTCACGGACTTCCCCGCCCTCCCACCCACCAACCACAAGATCCAAGGGCCTCACCTTTCACAACGGTGGCCTCCTTCAGGTGATGGGACAAGAAGTCAATGCTGGCGTAGGTGTTGGCCGAGGGGAGGGCACCAGGGCCCGGCCCCCCGCACACCCCACTGCCGCCGCTGCCCCCCACAGCGCTGATGAGACCCCCGAGGCTGCGGGTCCGGCCCCAGGCGCTCTTGTCTCCAGGCTGGGGATGCGGATGCTGCTGGGGGGTCGGTGACAGCCCAGGCTCGTCCCTCACGTCGATGGCGATGTAGTTGAGGCCATTCTGGAAGCCAGCGGAGGTCTCCCTGCACATTGGAGAGCCACTGCCCCCAGGGCAGCCCACCAAGCCGCCCGGCTGACTCGGTACCCACGGGCGCGCCTGCTGGGGGGGCGGCGGCTGCAGCTGGCGGGGGGACACGGGGTGCTCGTCACCCCCACCCAGGATGCCGCTGCCGCCCCCTTCGCTGCTTTTCCTGAGAGAGACGTTTTCCACGGAGGCCGAGTTGTGGCGCTTCGGGTTATGGGCGAAGGACGGGGACACAGGGGTCACAGTGGTGGTCGAGGAGAAGGTCTCAGAACTGTGGCGCCGGCGGCCCCCCTGTGGGTCTGCGCGGATGACCTTGGCTCCCCGGTGCGGGTCTGGGGGCTGGCTGGCCTGCAGGAAGGCCTCAACTCCTGACACCTGATCCATGAGACTCAGCCTCTTCAAGCCAGACGTTGGACTGGTAACACGGGCACCTTCCGGCTTCGGGGGGGCCGCGATGGGTTGTGGCGGGGTGGCAGCCACGCCAAAGGCCATCTCGGTGTAGTCACCGTTGTCCCCAGTCTCCGAGGACGAAGAGGAGGCAGCGCTCGGGCCCTGGCAAGTGGATGCCTGGGGCAGGCGGTACAGCTCCCCTGGGGGAGGCGGCGGGGGATGCTGCGGCTGCAGCGAGGATGTGGGGGCCGCGGGGCGCGGGGGCAGCGGCGGGTAGGGGGACGAGGCCTCGGGGGACAGCAGGGCATCCAGGGAGCCCACGGGGTCCCCGCTCTGGGTACCCGGCTTGGGTGACTTGGGCGAGCTGAAGTCGAGGTTCATGTAGTCAGAGAGCGGGGAGCGCTGCCTGCTGTCGCTGCTCGTGCCCGGGGTGCCGGAGCCCAGGGACGAGGCTGGGCTGCTGGCGGACAGCAGTGAGGACGAAGAGGCCGCGGAGGCCAGCAGCCGTGGCGCGGGCGGAGACAGGCGAGCTCCGGCGTCGCCAAAATCAATGTTGATGTACTCGCCGGGGCTCTTGGGCTCGGGTGGCAGAGGGTACTCGTGCATGCTGGGCAGGGTCTGCAACCCCTCCAAGGACAGGCGTGTGGGCCGCACCAACCGGGCGCGCTGGTTCAGGAAGCCCTCTGGGCGGCTGCCGCTGCTGCCACTCGGCCTGCTGGGCGAAGGCACTACTGGGTGAGGAGGCTGGCTGTGGCCAGCTCCCGCCGCGAAGGCGCTGCTGGACGGCGTGGCCCCGGGGCTGGCCGGTGGTTCGAGCCTCTCCTCTTCCAGGATGCGCCCCACGGGGGAGCTCATGAGCACGTACTGGTCGTTGTCCCCATTGCACGTGTAGGGAGCCTTGTAGGAGCGGGGCAGGGAGCTATAGCAGTAGCCAGGGACTCCCCTGAGCATCTCCCCGCTGCCATGCAAGGCGGCCGAGAAGAAGTCGGGAGGGGTCCCCGAGGTTCCCGCGTCGCTGGGGGACATATTGAGGTAGTCCCCATTCGGGAGCAGCTTGGTGTCGGCGTTCTCCATGGACAGCTTGGAGCCACACCACATACGCATGTACCCACTGTCCTCGGGGGAGCTCTCGGCTGGGGAGCTCGTCTTGTAGCTGGCCCCGCTCGCTGGAAACGCCCTGCTGACCGTAGGGGTGGGAGCGGGCACCGTGGTTCCCGTGGGGGGCAGGGCTGCGGCGACAGCGGCGCGAGGCTGCAGGATCTGCTTCGGGGCGGACACGCTAGTGGGGCTCATGGGCATGTAGTCGTCACTCTTACAGCTGCCACTgcccccacccaggagggccac
The genomic region above belongs to Meles meles chromosome 14, mMelMel3.1 paternal haplotype, whole genome shotgun sequence and contains:
- the IRS2 gene encoding insulin receptor substrate 2 isoform X1, giving the protein MASPPLHGAPGPAGGDGPNLNNNNNNNHSVRKCGYLRKQKHGHKRFFVLRGPGDEAAAAGGGPAPQPPRLEYYESEKKWRSKAGAPKRVIALDCCLNINKRADAKHKYLIALYTKDEYFAVAAENEQEQEGWYRALTDLVSEGRAGDAPPAAATAASCSASLPGALGGSAGAAAADDSYGLVAPATAAYREVWQVNLKPKGLGQSKNLTGVYRLCLSARTIGFVKLNCEQPSVTLQLMNIRRCGHSDSFFFIEVGRSAVTGPGELWMQADDSVVAQNIHETILEAMKALKELFEFRPRSKSQSSGSSSTHPISVPGARRHHHLVNLPPSQTGLVRRSRTDSLAATPPAAKCSSCRVRTASEGDGGAAAGAGAAGGRPVSVAGSPLSPGPVRAPLSRSHTLSGGCGARASKGAPAPAGGALQHSRSLSMPVARSPPAATSPGSLSSSSGHGSGSYPPPPGPHPHPQHPLHQPASQRPSSGSASASGSPSDPGFMSLDEYGSSPGDLRAFCSHRSNTPESIAETPPARDGGGGELYGYMTMDRPLSHCGRPYRRVSGDGAQDLDRGLRKRTYSLTTPARQRPVPQPSSASLDEYTLMRATFSGSSGRLCPTCPASSPKVAYHPYPEDYGDIEIGSHRSSSSNLGADDGYMPMTPGVALLGGGSGSCKSDDYMPMSPTSVSAPKQILQPRAAVAAALPPTGTTVPAPTPTVSRAFPASGASYKTSSPAESSPEDSGYMRMWCGSKLSMENADTKLLPNGDYLNMSPSDAGTSGTPPDFFSAALHGSGEMLRGVPGYCYSSLPRSYKAPYTCNGDNDQYVLMSSPVGRILEEERLEPPASPGATPSSSAFAAGAGHSQPPHPVVPSPSRPSGSSGSRPEGFLNQRARLVRPTRLSLEGLQTLPSMHEYPLPPEPKSPGEYINIDFGDAGARLSPPAPRLLASAASSSSLLSASSPASSLGSGTPGTSSDSRQRSPLSDYMNLDFSSPKSPKPGTQSGDPVGSLDALLSPEASSPYPPLPPRPAAPTSSLQPQHPPPPPPGELYRLPQASTCQGPSAASSSSSETGDNGDYTEMAFGVAATPPQPIAAPPKPEGARVTSPTSGLKRLSLMDQVSGVEAFLQASQPPDPHRGAKVIRADPQGGRRRHSSETFSSTTTVTPVSPSFAHNPKRHNSASVENVSLRKSSEGGGSGILGGGDEHPVSPRQLQPPPPQQARPWVPSQPGGLVGCPGGSGSPMCRETSAGFQNGLNYIAIDVRDEPGLSPTPQQHPHPQPGDKSAWGRTRSLGGLISAVGGSGGSGVCGGPGPGALPSANTYASIDFLSHHLKEATVVKE
- the IRS2 gene encoding insulin receptor substrate 2 isoform X2 translates to MASPPLHGAPGPAGGDGPNLNNNNNNNHSVRKCGYLRKQKHGHKRFFVLRGPGDEAAAAGGGPAPQPPRLEYYESEKKWRSKAGAPKRVIALDCCLNINKRADAKHKYLIALYTKDEYFAVAAENEQEQEGWYRALTDLVSEGRAGDAPPAAATAASCSASLPGALGGSAGAAAADDSYGLVAPATAAYREVWQVNLKPKGLGQSKNLTGVYRLCLSARTIGFVKLNCEQPSVTLQLMNIRRCGHSDSFFFIEVGRSAVTGPGELWMQADDSVVAQNIHETILEAMKALKELFEFRPRSKSQSSGSSSTHPISVPGARRHHHLVNLPPSQTGLVRRSRTDSLAATPPAAKCSSCRVRTASEGDGGAAAGAGAAGGRPVSVAGSPLSPGPVRAPLSRSHTLSGGCGARASKGAPAPAGGALQHSRSLSMPVARSPPAATSPGSLSSSSGHGSGSYPPPPGPHPHPQHPLHQPASQRPSSGSASASGSPSDPGFMSLDEYGSSPGDLRAFCSHRSNTPESIAETPPARDGGGGELYGYMTMDRPLSHCGRPYRRVSGDGAQDLDRGLRKRTYSLTTPARQRPVPQPSSASLDEYTLMRATFSGSSGRLCPTCPASSPKVAYHPYPEDYGDIEIGSHRSSSSNLGADDGYMPMTPGVALLGGGSGSCKSDDYMPMSPTSVSAPKQILQPRAAVAAALPPTGTTVPAPTPTVSRAFPASGASYKTSSPAESSPEDSGYMRMWCGSKLSMENADTKLLPNGDYLNMSPSDAGTSGTPPDFFSAALHGSGEMLRGVPGYCYSSLPRSYKAPYTCNGDNDQYVLMSSPVGRILEEERLEPPASPGATPSSSAFAAGAGHSQPPHPVVPSPSRPSGSSGSRPEGFLNQRARLVRPTRLSLEGLQTLPSMHEYPLPPEPKSPGEYINIDFGDAGARLSPPAPRLLASAASSSSLLSASSPASSLGSGTPGTSSDSRQRSPLSDYMNLDFSSPKSPKPGTQSGDPVGSLDALLSPEASSPYPPLPPRPAAPTSSLQPQHPPPPPPGELYRLPQASTCQGPSAASSSSSETGDNGDYTEMAFGVAATPPQPIAAPPKPEGARVTSPTSGLKRLSLMDQVSGVEAFLQASQPPDPHRGAKVIRADPQGGRRRHSSETFSSTTTVTPVSPSFAHNPKRHNSASVENVSLRKSSEGGGSGILGGGDEHPVSPRQLQPPPPQQARPWVPSQPGGLVGCPGGSGSPMCRETSAGFQNGLNYIAIDVRDEPGLSPTPQQHPHPQPGDKSAWGRTRSLGGLISAVGGSGGSGVCGGPGPGALPSANTYASIDFLSHHLKEATVVKGFRTLKPKQPFTGCVLAEQG